ATCATTATGAGgaaaagaaaccaaataaataatcaaaaaatgaaaataagaattaaaaaagcATAAAAAAGACTCATAATAAAGTAgttattataaattataagACTCCTAAAGCGgttttccaaatcaatGTCCATTCAGAAAGTAGATGAATAACCAAGGCTCTTTCCATTGTTACTTGAATTTTATATTGGAGCACAATATGCGGttaaaaaaacacaaacacaaatataaaaaataaaataaaatgaaaaaatacaaataaaaaaacgCATAGTATAACTAATGGTATATCAGATAAGTCTCCTCatgttgattttaaaaaccAATTCCATAAATGATTCTCTTAACTTGCCTGGAACCTATTGTTTGAATACTTGTTGGAGCACAttatgcaaaaaaaatacaataaagaatgaaaaaatataattaaatgaaaaaatagaaaaagaaaatgcaTAATAGATTTGTTATATTATAAGACTCCAGAAGTAGATTTAGAAATTGATGTCACTGTTGTCATAAATCCACATTACGAAGAAGGTGttaaacaaatgaaaacgAATTAACCAAACTAGTATCCAATTACATATGAAGCTGTCCaattaatatcaaatagAAACCATCTTACGAATTAAAGTCCTATGCTGCTGCTATCACAATTTAAAgattcaacaaataatcaatgtttttctgaagtattatttaataatttataaaggaagttatattatcaaactgtcaaatgaaaacaaataaaaaagatgcAAAAAcgcaaaacaaaataaagaatatgcaaaaatgcaaaagaaatttaaaaaagacaaaacaatataaaacaaattataaacaaatacaatacaagatattaaaaatagaaaaaagatcaaaaacgatcaaaaagaaataaaaaagtaatAATCAAGTTGCTGCTGTATCATATTGGTCTTTAAAAGCTGATTTTGAAGTCTTATTTGCTGAAATGAAAAGGGATATATATTACTTGTATACTTGGTGTAGGAGAGGATATTTTGGGGGATAGGAGATACGATGTTATGGATGGTGCTATTGGGAGGAAGGAGTAGGTCCGAGGAAGATGTAGTTGGAGATCCACGGATTCGAAACTCTTCTCATAGTGCAGCGCATCTCTCCTAAGCAGGGTGCTAGGTGCAAAGTGGGGGTACGAGAGCCACCGCTGGGACGGTTTATCCGATCCTGGGATACGGTTGTGCCGGTTGCCAACGCTTGTACCATTCTCTAGTACCAACTTACATCCTGGGGACTGGTCTACTGCCACCCTTGGCCAGAAAATCTGGGCTGGCGGGAACAAGGGCTGGGGCTGAGATCAAGCTTGGGCCAGAGCCAGAGCCAGAGCCAGAGCCAGGGCCAGAGCCAGAGCCAGAGCCAGAGCCAGAGCCAGAGCCAGGGCCAGAGCCAGGGCCAGGGCCAGGGTCAGGGCCAGGGTCAATGGCTGACGTCCCTAAGCTCAAGGGAAATGGCCAATCCCAGAGCAGGGTCTAAAGCCAAAACCCGTAGTATGGCTATGCTGGTAACAACACCGGAAGTCAGGGCCCAGTACTCTGGACCACTCTACAAGAAGCTCAAGGGTTTTGGGTAGCAGTCAATTGAATTGGCTGTGCCAGGTTCACCACTGGCGACATGATTGGTCCTGCTGTCTCACCCAGTTCTGAGGCCAATACAACTTCTGGCTAACCAGCCAGAGTGTATGGCAGGCCAGCTTTTAACTTGGTGGCAAGACTGGTTGAATTATCACTGTCAGTGATGTTCCTCAGCCAAAGTCAGGGTTGGCAACAGGAACAAAATCCACATTGTTTCCAAAGCCAGCTCAGTTGTTTTGCTGTGTGAAATCTCAACATATTAAGCTAGAGGCAACTGAGGAGACATCGCGAGACAGTACCAATGAGACCAGGAATGAATACGAGTACCTGTCAtggaaaaattgttttacaGTATTTTTATACTAtctttgttgatttaaGGTTTAAGGACTATGTTGGTGATGTCAAGTGCTTCAATCATTGGATTCGAAGCTTGGCGAGAAGTAAATACACGAGCTTTCATCAGCATGTGATGTTAAAAGTGTATAATGAGTTGAAATTATAAGTAGTGAGAGaattttctaataataataataataataataatttttataaatcaactaacaaaaatgaatcaatcaaacaatgaatcaaataCAGAAAGACGCAACTCTATTGAGGAGGAGGATGCTTtgcattatcattatcatgaATATTCGGTGTCGCAAGTGCAACACGAAAAGaataaacaagaaatcTCTATGGTAGAGATTGAAAGGTTAAAAAAAGCCAATTCTGAGTATAGGGATCTGATTGACAAGATTAAGGAAATTCTTATAGTCAATGACCAGAAAATTGACTTGCAAAAGGAAGCTTTTTCTCTGCTTATGAAAAGTGCATTGAAACAAGTTGataaaaattatcaattaaaaattgagATGAATAAGTTAAGGAAGGAGTTGGTAGATGCTCAAGCAAGATTGGTTGAATTCAAAGATGAATGGTGTATTTTTGGTCCtgagttgaaaaaaattagacGTCAGaaaaaagtataaataTATGATGGAATGTTGTtaaaattgtaataatttctCTCTGATAAAAGTGCTAGcgaattaaaaaaaacaaattgctGAATTGTTGCTGATGGTTGATGGATTGGAGAAAAAGTTAGTTGGTTGAAtctgaaaagaaaaatcaggaattgaatgaattagTAAATAAATGGAACGCTGTTGGTGAAAAGGTTGGgtgaatcaattgataatatcaATCAACTCACTTTAACGATCGAAACGCCATTTAATTTGgcaaattttcaattggaaGAAATTCAAAGCATTATTCGAACATATTTTTATGACATTGATTctattaatgatattaatagaaatattaatattgaGGTAATAAAATATCACTCATTGAAAGAGAGTGTTCAAAGTGGAGAACCAAGaaattaagaaattaagaaagaaagaagaataaataaatttgaatataattTTCCTATTTTCTGTTGGAGgaattaattgttgtatttATATGAGAGAAAGAACTTGGAGAGTGAAACTGTCGTGTAATAACaatatatatctatatcaaatgttgttgattgagTAATTTGTACACGTGTTGTGAATATAGCTTATGCTAATTCTTGATTAGTATGGAAAGCCTAATAAGGTTATATTATACACAGGCCGACCACCTTAATATAGttattgttaaaaaaattaatgttGTTGAGTACTATTGTCATTGTTAAATTAAAGTGTTAGGTTGAGTTAATTAGTTAGTGAAAAACCAACTAACTACCCTATGAAATTAATGTATTAAGGTTAATTCCTATTAAGGATAAAACAAAGAgtgtgttgttgttgtgataaTTGTAATGCAAGCTTAGAAGGAAGAATATCTACGAATAAAAATCATTCTAATGTGGGGTTAAACTAAATATGTTGAATTAATATCATAATGTGATTTACATGAGAAATAGATTATATAGAAAGTGACTTAATTAGTGGGTGTATTAATCCCCGACACATGACCACAAGAACAGGGCTTAATCATATTGTGAAGAGTGTGTTAGAAAGAGGAAGGGGCTTGTAAGTATTGTAGAATTCCCTTTAGAGACTAACCACTAACTAATGAAGATCCAACGATctaaatatattcaatataGAGTATAATACCACCTTCATATTTTATACTATACTTTTACATCAACCTATCTTTAATTTCTGTCAAGTTTAATCATGTCTACCTCACCTGCTACTGCTGCTACCGTGGATGGTGATGGCCAATTACAACACTGCATTTAGCTTAAGTCAGTAAGAGATTCTTAGTATACACTTTCTCAAAGTGTAACTACTACACGACAGAAACTTGAGAGAGAGAGGAACTAGTAGCATGAAAGAGTAGTTGAATCACATAATAACCAATTTAATCGTTGCAACAAGCAAAAGTAATGAAAACTTGTTTGAACAAGTTATTCATGTACAAATAAAAgaacaaattaaaacacACAATATATTCCCATTTTATAACGTATAAACAAAAGTTATACAGACATGTGCCGTAATACAGCTTTTGGCTCTTGTTTGGATTGAAAGGAGTATTTATTTGAGCAGTTGTAGTTCCCACCAATGATTAACAAGGCTCCAATCGAAATAGCGTGTTGCCGATTTGtcaaacaaattcaatttccaGGCTATActatggaaaaaaaaagtatcaTTCTGTTGattgtctttttttataatcTGCAATCCAGGACTTGTCATGTAATAATGTCTAACTTCTCATGAAACACCTTCTTATCATTATTGTGACATTCAAAGGTTTCCTTAATTAAGTATTTAGGATATCTAATATTGTTGTGACTTTATCTATTAACCAAACTGGacagaatttgaaaatggaTCTGCGGGGGGAACATTTACTCAGCTCTGAGGATCAATAAACtattctctttctttttatttcaaaaccTTGCAGTACCATGGAATTATATCAAGCCATGTTTTAAATTGATCAGTAGTCTAATCGGGCTTCAAGGGAAAAGGTGGTTTACTCGCTTAACGATACTTTTGACATTTCTACTACTTAGATTGTAAGAGAGCATTGGTAGCATCAAAAACACACAAAATATAATCATTTTCCCAATTGGgaacaattcaaaataaaaacaactTTGATGCGAAGAACTTCAATATTTTAGCTAATTATATCAAAATTGGAATGGAGTCTCTACTACTACATGCTTTTCTCAATGAAATTACGTTAAAACTTTTACTTCGTCTtcttccattttttttttatattctttactttttctttaatttttttttgtcattcCTTATTTAAATTTCCAGAATACCCTTTAAACTACATAATATCATGAAGAATCCATTTGACAGTGGCAGTGACGATGAAGATCCATTTCTTAGTAATCCACAATCTGCACCATCAATGCCCTACGCAGCATATACTAGTGACAGAACATCGCCCCGCAAGACATACCAACCATTGAATTTTGACAGTGAGGACGAAGATGCTAAAGAAAGCGAATTTATGGCTTTCCCACTGTCGACTAGTGGATCTCCATTTCACCAACAGCAATCCCCAAGACAATCACCTAATATTTTTTCCAGAAGTACTGCAAGAGCAGCAACCTCAAAGCTGAATATGAGCATATATGATAATACCCCGAACTTacaattcaacaaaagCGGCGCAGCCACACCAAGAGCACAATTCACATCGAAAGAATCTCcgaaaagacaaaaaacTACTGAAGTGACCATTGACTTTgacaatgatgatgataacaATCACACCttagaatttgaaaatgggTCACCTCGTCGTTCATTTCGTAGTAGTGCTATAAGCAGCGAAAGATTTTTGCCTCCTCCACAACCAATTTTCTCTCGAGAAACATTTGCTGAAGCCAACTCCcgtgaagaagaaaaatcgGCAGATCAAGAAACATTAGATGAAAAATACGATTATGATTCATACCAGAAGGGTTATGAGGAAGTAGAAACATTGCATTCGGAAGGTACAGCTTATAGTGGCTCATCTTATTTGTCGGATGATGCCAGTCCTGAAACTACAGATTACTTTGGAGCTTCAATTGATGGTAATATTATGCACAACATTAACAATGGATACGTACCAAATAGAGAAAAAACCATtaccaaaagaaaagtgaGATTAGTTGGTGGCAAAGCAGGTAACTTGGTCTTGGAGAATCCAGTTCCAACAGAGTTGAGAAAAGTGTTGACCAGAACCGAGTCTCCATTTGGTGAGTTTACCAACATGACATACACAGCGTGCACTTCGCAGCCAGATACTTTTTCTGCTGAAGGGTTCACCTTAAGAGCTGCCAAATACGGCAGAGAAACTGAGATTGTCATTTGTATAACCATGTATAATGAGGACGAAGTTGCATTTGCCAGAACTATGCATGGTgtgatgaaaaatatcGCTCATTTGTGCTCACGCCATAAATCCAAAATATGGGGCAAAGATAGCTGGAAAAAAGTTCAAGTGATAATTGTTGCAGATGGTAGAAATAAAGTTCAACAATCCGTTCTTGAATTGCTTACGGCAACAGGCTGCTATCAAGAAAATTTGGCCAGGCCCTATGTCAACAATAGCAAAGTAAATGCCCATTTGTTTGAATATACCACTCAAATATCTATCGATGAGAACTTGAAATTCAAAGGAGATGAAAAAAACCTTGCACCAGTTCAAGTCTTGTTCTGTTTGAAAGAACTgaaccaaaagaaaatcaattccCATAGATGGCTTTTTAATGCCTTTTGTCCTGTCTTGGACCCCAATGTTATTGTTCTTTTAGATGTGGGTACCAAACCCGATAACCATGCCATTTATAATCTATGGAAAGCATTCGATAGAGATTCCAATGTAGCAGGGGCTGCTGGTGAAATTAAAGCGATGAAAGGTAAAGGTTGGATTAATCTTACAAATCCATTAGTTGCGTCACAGAATTTTGAGTATAAATTGTCCAATATTCTTGATAAACCGTTGGAATCACTTTTTGGATACATTTCTGTGTTACCAGGTGCATTGTCTGCATATCGATACATTGCCTTGAAAAACCACGATGATGGTACAGGGCCATTGGCTTCTTATTTCAAAGGTGAAGATTTACTCTGTTCACATGACAAAGACAAAGAGAATACCAAAGCTAACTTTTTCGAAGCAAATATGTACTTGGCTGAAGACAGAATCCTTTGTTGGGAATTGGtatcaaaaagaaatgacAATTGGGTTCTTAAATTTGTTAAACTGGCAACCGGTGAAACTGATGTTCCTGAAACAATTGCAGAATTTCTTTCGCAAAGACGAAGATGGATTAATGGTGCCTTTTTTGCTGCTTTGTACTCCTTGTATCACTTTAGAAAAATATGGACGACTGACCATTCGTATGCTAGAAAATTTTGGCTACATGTCGAAttcatttatcaattggtatcattattgttttcatttttttctttgagtaatttctatttaacattttattttttgacaGGTTCATTGGTGTCTTACAAAAGTCTTGGTAAAAAAGGTGGATTTTGGATTTTCACATTATTCAATTATCTCTGTATCGGTGTTTTGACATCTTTGTTCATTGTCTCCATTGGTAATAGACCACATGCATCaaagaatattttcaaaacattAATCATATTGTTAACCATATGTGCATTATACGCATTGGTGGTTGGATTTGTGTTTGTTATCAATACTATTGCTACTTTTGGAACCGGTGGAACATCTACCTATGTGCTCGTTAGTATTGTGGTTTCATTGTTGTCCACCTATGGTCTTTATACGTTAATGTCCATTTTGTACTTGGACCCATGGCACATGTTGACTTGTTCTGTACAATACTTTTTGATGATTCCATCGTACACTTGTACATTACAAATATTTGCATTTTGTAATACTCACGATGTCTCGTGGGGTACAAAAGGTGACAACAATCCAAAAGAAGATTTGAGTAATCAGTACATTATTGAGAAAAATGCCAGTGGAGAATTTGAGGctgttattgttgatacAAATATCGATGAAGATTACCTTGAGACATTATATAATATCAGGTCAAAGAgatcaaacaaaaaagtgGCTTTGGGCCATTCTGAAAAGACGCCTcttgatggtgatgattaTGCAAAAGACGTTCGTACTAGAGTTGTGTTGTTTTGGATGATTGCAAATTTGGTATTTATAATGACCATGGTACAAGTTTACGAGCCAGGTGATACCGGAAGAAACATTTATTTGGCCTTTATTTTGTGGGCAGTGGCAGTGTTGGCTCTTGTCAGAGCTATTGGCTCTCTTGGATACTTGATACAAACATATGCACGGTTTTTTGTGGAATCGAAGAGTAAATGGATGAAACGAGGATATACCGCGCCGAGTCACAATCCATTAAATTAGCCCTCCCTCTAAAATGAAGACCGTGGTGATGTTAGAGCTAAATAGGTGTTTAgaattaataatcaattagagaaaaagaagggCGAAGGAGTAGTGTAATTTGTACAAACTTTTTTGTCGAAATGAATTTTGCTTGAAGAGTcctcttttttattttgtttcggctctctgttttttttgtttcggttcttttttttttttcaataatcaCAACACTAAATATCAATCTCTGACAAATGGTGGCATTGAAAAGAGAGGCAGAGCCTCGTGAAAATGGGAAATCCAAGAAAGCAAAAACATCTTTGGCAACATCTTCGTTTGTTTTACATTCGTACTCAAAATTACCGAACATTAATGAATACGCAAAGGCCAAGTCAACTCCGTTAGACGTTTTTGTTTGGGGGACTGGGTCTATGTGTGAATTAGGATTAGGTCCATCAGCAAAGAATAAAGAGGTTAAACGACCAAGATTAAATCCCTATTTAACGGAAGAAAAACTCGGAGGTACAAAAATAGTTGATTTCGCTGTCGGTGGTATGCACACTTTAGCATTGGATGGGAAGAATAGAATTTGGTCTTGGGGAGGAAACGACAGTGGAGTTTTAGGTAGAGACACTTCCCAAGCTAAGGAGGTATTGAAAGATATTGATGGGAAAAATggtaatgatgatgacgacgacgacgatgaAGATGGTGATCTTAATGAAGCTGAATCGACACCTGCATTGGTAGAGAATCTTCCTGAAGGTGAAATTGTGCAATTAGCCGCCACTGACAATTTGAGTGCCGCTTTACTTTCAAATGGTGATGTATATGCATGGGGGTGTTTCCGTTGTAATGAAGGGTTATTGGGATTTTTGAGAGATGAAATAAAACTCCAAAAAACCCCACTAAAGATTaaggaattgaaaaacattGTCCAATTAGCGGCTGGTAAAGATCATTTACTTGCTCTTGACTCAAAGGGAATTGTGTATGCCTGGGGTAATGGGCAGCAGTATCAACTTGGTCGTAGGATTTTAGAGAGACACCGCTATCGAAGTTTGGAACCACAACAATTTGGATTatacaatatcaaatacaTTGCCAGTGGAGACTTTCATTGTTTTGCAATTGATCATTCCGACAATGTTTATGCTTGGGGGTTGAACCAATATGGTCAATGTGCATTAACAGGTGATAACGGTGAGTTGGAGGATGGGTCAGTTTTGATGAAACCCACTTTGATTCCTGAATTGTCCCACAAGGGCATTAAGGAAATTGCTGCAGGTGAGCATCATACATTGGCACTAACAGAGGATGGACAAGTTTATGCATGGGGTAGGTATGATATGAAAGAAATTGGGATTCCAAAAGACAAATTGCCGAAATCAACTTTTAAAGATCAACACGGGAACCCACGGTCTGTTCCTGTTCCTACAAAACTTGAATTTGCCgtcaaaattaaaactatTGGTGTTGGATCCCATCATTCCTTTGCCGTTACAGAAGATGGTGTTGTTTATGCATGGGGATTTGCAGAAACCTACGGACCCGGTTTAGGTCCATctattgatgatgttgaaaaacCAACAAGAATTGTAAATACAGCTACAAAGAATGAAGATATACTTCTTATTGGTGCCGGTGGGCAATTTTCAGTGAGTGGTGGTGTCAAATTCGAAGACGAAGAGAAAGCAGAAGTTAGACTTGATAAGTATGAAGATTTAGAATAGTAGTTTGTATAgtgattttattataaaCATACCTATAGAACTCTTCTTTGTGGGTCTCACCAATTGGTGTTATCCCATTTGACCAATTCCAATGCTTGTTGGTGAACGTCCTTTTGTGCCTTTGTACGCATGTAAAAAATTGGACAATCTTTATTTGAACACAAAACTTCTTGATGCAAAGAGCCTTGGCACCGTTGACATTCTGTCCAAAGTCTTGAGaatttattttccaaataattcatttgTGAAAGGGCGTTTCCATAAAGATCTGGACCTTTCCCATCTTTGATACAATTTGGACATAAAGCTCCAAGATTgtcttttttcaatggtgTTCTACAACTAACACATACCTCTGATTTTTTGGCAAACCTTAAAAGCCCACCGGTTTTCGGTGCCGCAACCTTGATAGTTCTAGTGTGTGACCCCGTCAATAACTCTTTGGTCTTTGTTTCACCTAATATTGGAATGAAAATTCTTTCCAATGGCTTTGTCAATTGTTGGTCCAAGTAATACTTTACATCAATTGGTAAAGAATTTTCCAACACGTACAATGGATCTTCTgatttttcataatttttatCTCCACCTGTTTTGATAATCACATATGCCACTCTATCTCCTAATGTTGGTGCTGACCCAGGATCTCTTTTTCTCATTCGTTCTGCCAACTCGACGTGTGCTTGTTTAGCCGAGTAGTCGTGCTTGGAGTATGCCTTTGTGATAACTAATTGAGACAAATCAATTCTATTTTGCAATAAATCAGCTATAGTTTGTTTGACAAATCTTTGAGCCTTTGGGACATCTCGTTCTTCAAGGATAAACTCCAATACTTTGGTAATGACATTTTGAACCAATCGGCAATTATCTCTTCTCACAGTTTCAATACCCTTGGTGTCCATTttgtcaaatttttcagGTCTTGTCCAGTATAAACCAGCATATCTTTTCTTATTGATCAACAAATATGGGAAATACACTTTTTCAAACTCCAACTTGATTGGGTTTTTGAATTTCGTGGAAACATAGTTGGCTGCTTCTTCTCCTAATTTCATACAAGTTTCCAAATCTTGATACCCAAATTTAACCATAACAGAATCGGTATCACCATAGATCACTTTGGCATCATATGGGTGTCCATTTTTCTTAGAGTAGTACTCTTGAACTTcattttttgtcttttcaATCATTTCACGTCCAAATGCTGTAACCGACGAAGAGATTGCCAAACAGGGCAATTTCCCTACAGTGGCACCAGTAAACCCATACACCGAGTTTGCTGAAATCTTTAATGCCAATTGTCTACCATTAAGGACATCTTTTTTGAAAGGatctgtttcttttttcaaatcagcTTTAGCTTTTTTTCTTGCAGTTAACAATTCGTCCAAAATGGTGGGTAAAATACCTTTTCTCAAATTTGAATGTACAAAGTAGTCGCCGTTGGGAGTTTTTGTGTAATCATCTTCTGTCAACCCAAATGCCTTTATGGAATTTTTGTTGAGCAATGTAGTATAGCACAAGTTATGTGCCATCATGATTGATGGGTATAATGAACTGAAATCCAAAGTTGCAATTGGTACATCGTAGTAACCACGTTCTGGTTCAATGACTGTTGCACCTTCATACTCTTCATTTGACCCTTCACTTTTCAAATTGGGGATAACAATATCTTCTTGTAAACATTTTCTGAACAATTGTGAAATGACTTTGATTTGTTGACCTCTGGATAACAAATATGAAAATGGCACACCAGTGACTCTTGCCATTTCAGTGTAGTTGACCAAACACATGAGTTTGTCTAGTAATCTCAATGGTAAAAAGGCATCcttcaaacaataaacagCCAACCTTCTTCGTGTTTCTTTGGTTCCATTTTGCAAATCAGTAATGATAGAGTGTTGGACATCTTCCTTTTGTTCACCCAAAAAATGTGCAGAAACGGAGTTCAATGTGTATGATCGCAACTTGTATTCTCTTTGGATAAACTGGAGCAAGTCTAGTTGCATTCTTCCATCGATGTTGACAACCTTGTTTTCTCTAGTACCATATGCTCTTGAACTGAAAACAGCGTCcttaatttcttgtttgacCCGTTTCAATCTCCCGAAAAATGGGAAATCGTTCAACCCCAAAGCTTTGGCCCTATTTAAAACGTATGGTATATCAAAGTTTGCTGTATTATAACCAATTATCACATCAGGATCTACTTTGGTGATGAATTCTTTCCAATGCATCAACATGTCTTCTTCTCGTTGGTGTTCAAAAATTTGAGACCCAATAATTGACGAACATGTATTGACAGTGAAAACGTTTCTCACAAACGGTTTTGATTCACCGGATTTCTGCACCACATTAGCGATTTGAATAACCGGATCGTGTTCAGCTTCTGGGAAAACACCTTTTCTTCCAGCACATTCAATATCGAATGATAGGATACGAAGTGGAGCCATTTTCAACCATTCCCCTTCTGGAGGGTGTGATATCAAGTCACGGTAATCTATTGAACATTCAATTTGACAGGTTGagattttattattgactattttatatttgtcACGTGGCAATGTGATCCAAGACATACCGGTAATCTTACAATCAATCATTAATCTTAATAAATAGTTGATGTTGTCATAAGTAATGCACGGGTCGATATTGTGTACTTGTCCATTTTGGAAAGCAGATCTTATTTTGGATATGTTGTTTTTCgcaaatattttgaaaaatggagttttgatattgttacTATACCCCCAAATTGATTCTTTAGATGTTATTTCAACCCGTTCAATACCATCGAAGGTAGCCTTTAAATAGTTTGTGAATTCTGTCAAGTTTTCTTCGAATCCTTTAGGGACAGGACAGTAAAAGTAGTGGATGAACCCAGTTACATTACACAAGACAGAGTGTCCTTCTTGTGTGATACCAAAAAACCTAGCATATGTATTTCCACGATCATGGTATTCTTCTGCATCTAGTTGTTGGAAAGATATGTCTTCGAAAGATGATGGTAATGGTGGTCTATCCCATGTTTGATCTGTAGAATCGTGAACAGCTTGGGTTATGTCGAGCAATTCTCTTTCGAATTCAGATGGTTCTTCTGATCCATTTGGGAGTTTCAACTTTTTAAGTGCTGGAGGTGGCAGTGATGTTATTGGTATAGAGTGGGACATAGGTGGAGGTGATGGGTGGTTgatgaagaggaagaggagTTATGAAAGTTGTGGGCACACgcgttttttttttttttttgcttcttcctttttttaGGTCGCGCACCAATTACTAATTAGATTATTTTTGCTATTACTGGGCAAATTGGATGTGGCAGATATCTGCAACACAGTATCCGGATATTAGTCATGGGGCATGTCAGATACTAGTAGGGTATGGCAGTTGGATGCGTGTAGGGGTACTGGGCAGGGCCCGGTAAAGGAAACTAAACATGTTAGCCAGGGAGTGAGGTCCTACGGGGGGGAGCATAGTACACCAGTAGTAGGACCTCCTTTGTTGGTCGTGTGTGGTGGCAATATACAAAGCCCCCCCTtacatcaacaaaaaatttttcctCTCTGTTGTTTATCTCGAGTTTCTCCCTCTCTCTCCAATGAACCCCACTAAAAAACCACGGTTATCACCAATGCAGCCCTCtgtttttgaaatactCAACGACCCTGAGCTTTATAGTCAG
The Candida albicans SC5314 chromosome 7, complete sequence genome window above contains:
- the CHS1 gene encoding chitin synthase (Chitin synthase; essential; for primary septum synthesis in yeast and hyphae; 1 of several chitin synthases; enzymatically activated by proteolytic processing; complements defects of S. cerevisiae chs1 or chs2; Spider biofilm repressed), with the translated sequence MKNPFDSGSDDEDPFLSNPQSAPSMPYAAYTSDRTSPRKTYQPLNFDSEDEDAKESEFMAFPSSTSGSPFHQQQSPRQSPNIFSRSTARAATSKSNMSIYDNTPNLQFNKSGAATPRAQFTSKESPKRQKTTEVTIDFDNDDDNNHTLEFENGSPRRSFRSSAISSERFLPPPQPIFSRETFAEANSREEEKSADQETLDEKYDYDSYQKGYEEVETLHSEGTAYSGSSYLSDDASPETTDYFGASIDGNIMHNINNGYVPNREKTITKRKVRLVGGKAGNLVLENPVPTELRKVLTRTESPFGEFTNMTYTACTSQPDTFSAEGFTLRAAKYGRETEIVICITMYNEDEVAFARTMHGVMKNIAHLCSRHKSKIWGKDSWKKVQVIIVADGRNKVQQSVLELLTATGCYQENLARPYVNNSKVNAHLFEYTTQISIDENLKFKGDEKNLAPVQVLFCLKESNQKKINSHRWLFNAFCPVLDPNVIVLLDVGTKPDNHAIYNLWKAFDRDSNVAGAAGEIKAMKGKGWINLTNPLVASQNFEYKLSNILDKPLESLFGYISVLPGALSAYRYIALKNHDDGTGPLASYFKGEDLLCSHDKDKENTKANFFEANMYLAEDRILCWELVSKRNDNWVLKFVKSATGETDVPETIAEFLSQRRRWINGAFFAALYSLYHFRKIWTTDHSYARKFWLHVEFIYQLVSLLFSFFSLSNFYLTFYFLTGSLVSYKSLGKKGGFWIFTLFNYLCIGVLTSLFIVSIGNRPHASKNIFKTLIILLTICALYALVVGFVFVINTIATFGTGGTSTYVLVSIVVSLLSTYGLYTLMSILYLDPWHMLTCSVQYFLMIPSYTCTLQIFAFCNTHDVSWGTKGDNNPKEDLSNQYIIEKNASGEFEAVIVDTNIDEDYLETLYNIRSKRSNKKVALGHSEKTPLDGDDYAKDVRTRVVLFWMIANLVFIMTMVQVYEPGDTGRNIYLAFILWAVAVLALVRAIGSLGYLIQTYARFFVESKSKWMKRGYTAPSHNPLN
- a CDS encoding Ran guanyl-nucleotide exchange factor (Putative Ran guanyl-nucleotide exchange factor; probable signal transducer; Spider biofilm repressed) translates to MVALKREAEPRENGKSKKAKTSLATSSFVLHSYSKLPNINEYAKAKSTPLDVFVWGTGSMCELGLGPSAKNKEVKRPRLNPYLTEEKLGGTKIVDFAVGGMHTLALDGKNRIWSWGGNDSGVLGRDTSQAKEVLKDIDGKNGNDDDDDDDEDGDLNEAESTPALVENLPEGEIVQLAATDNLSAALLSNGDVYAWGCFRCNEGLLGFLRDEIKLQKTPLKIKELKNIVQLAAGKDHLLALDSKGIVYAWGNGQQYQLGRRILERHRYRSLEPQQFGLYNIKYIASGDFHCFAIDHSDNVYAWGLNQYGQCALTGDNGELEDGSVLMKPTLIPELSHKGIKEIAAGEHHTLALTEDGQVYAWGRYDMKEIGIPKDKLPKSTFKDQHGNPRSVPVPTKLEFAVKIKTIGVGSHHSFAVTEDGVVYAWGFAETYGPGLGPSIDDVEKPTRIVNTATKNEDILLIGAGGQFSVSGGVKFEDEEKAEVRLDKYEDLE